The following coding sequences lie in one Desulfuromonadales bacterium genomic window:
- a CDS encoding rhodanese-like domain-containing protein, which translates to MMKYLLVVSLTLIPLLAAPAPGRAQEESFDTFLSRFDYEMREEMKIDSKGLIPLLLSGKAVLVDIRFNEEVAAWRMGFGLAIPLNELPKRLQELPKDKLIVTACPHKDRSAIAMAYLRSKGFEARYLTDGLLGLAESLRGDRARDFAEETGMLDNKLPLANPSH; encoded by the coding sequence ATGATGAAGTATCTGCTGGTAGTCAGTCTGACCCTGATTCCGCTGCTGGCCGCGCCCGCTCCCGGCCGTGCGCAGGAAGAGTCCTTCGACACCTTCCTGAGCCGGTTCGATTACGAGATGCGCGAGGAGATGAAGATTGACAGCAAGGGGCTCATCCCGTTGCTCCTCTCCGGCAAGGCGGTGCTGGTCGATATCCGTTTCAACGAAGAGGTCGCCGCCTGGCGCATGGGGTTCGGCCTGGCCATCCCTCTGAACGAGCTGCCCAAAAGGCTGCAGGAACTGCCGAAGGACAAGCTTATCGTGACCGCCTGTCCGCACAAGGACCGTTCGGCCATCGCCATGGCCTATTTGCGGTCGAAGGGATTCGAGGCCAGGTACCTCACCGACGGCCTGCTCGGCCTGGCGGAGTCTCTGCGCGGCGACCGGGCACGTGACTTTGCCGAGGAGACGGGTATGCTTGACAATAAACTACCTTTGGCAAACCCCTCTCACTAA